The Thalassospira sp. ER-Se-21-Dark genome includes a region encoding these proteins:
- a CDS encoding ABC transporter permease, whose translation MEIIDILLAASFWEAAIRIATPLIFGVLGALICERAGVLNLGIEGIFTAGAMAGWMAVWLGAGLWGGVLVAALAGGFFGLIHAILTVPLGLSQHVSGIGVTLLATSLSYFTYRTALPDVSSPPRIEPFRPLDIPFLSDLPFIGQALFSQTAMTMLALVLVLVTGWVLYRTPLGLAIRAVGDNPSSVEAQGLSVYGLRIGAVVVGSSLMALGGAFLTMSAFDAFFFGMINGRGWVCIALTVFASWRPGKALIGALLFGAFDAFQVRLQTEVGAFLPSQVFLMMPYILSIIALIVVARKADYPKALLVPWFKGQR comes from the coding sequence ATGGAAATCATTGATATTCTTCTTGCCGCCAGCTTCTGGGAAGCCGCCATTCGCATCGCGACCCCATTGATCTTTGGCGTGCTGGGTGCGCTGATCTGCGAACGCGCCGGTGTTCTTAACCTTGGGATCGAGGGTATTTTTACCGCCGGTGCAATGGCCGGCTGGATGGCCGTGTGGCTTGGTGCCGGGCTTTGGGGTGGCGTTTTGGTTGCGGCCCTTGCGGGTGGCTTCTTTGGCCTGATCCATGCGATCCTGACCGTGCCACTGGGGCTCAGCCAGCATGTGTCAGGCATCGGGGTGACGTTGCTTGCCACCAGCCTGTCCTATTTCACCTATCGCACGGCATTGCCCGATGTTTCATCCCCGCCGCGGATCGAACCGTTCCGTCCGCTTGATATCCCGTTTCTTTCAGACCTGCCCTTCATCGGACAGGCGCTGTTTTCGCAAACGGCGATGACAATGCTGGCCCTTGTTCTGGTGTTAGTCACCGGCTGGGTTTTGTATCGCACACCGCTTGGTCTTGCGATCCGTGCGGTTGGCGACAACCCGTCCTCGGTCGAGGCACAGGGACTTTCGGTTTATGGCCTTCGCATCGGGGCGGTTGTGGTTGGATCTTCGCTGATGGCGCTCGGTGGGGCTTTTCTGACCATGTCTGCCTTTGATGCGTTCTTCTTTGGTATGATCAATGGCCGTGGCTGGGTTTGTATTGCGCTCACCGTATTTGCCAGCTGGCGTCCCGGAAAGGCCTTGATCGGGGCGTTGCTGTTTGGGGCATTTGATGCGTTTCAGGTCCGCCTGCAGACCGAGGTTGGCGCGTTCCTGCCATCGCAGGTTTTCCTGATGATGCCCTATATCCTGTCGATCATTGCGCTTATTGTTGTCGCCCGCAAAGCCGATTACCCCAAGGCGCTTCTTGTGCCATGGTTCAAGGGCCAGCGTTAA
- a CDS encoding amidohydrolase family protein produces MQPDLILKNANIANGPNGVDIACQNGKIIEIAEHIDVPSVEVLDCGGMLVSPPFVDSHFHMDATLSLGLPRMNESGTLLEGIALWGELKPLLTAEAVIERALKYCDLAVSKGLLAIRTHVDVCDDRLLAVDALLEVKRQVAPYIDLQLVAFPQDGYLRSPTAKENTIRALDKGVDVVGGIPHFERTMADGAQSIKELCEMAADRGLMVDMHCDESDDPLSRHIEMLAYETQRLGLQGRVAGSHLTSMHSMDNYYVSKLIALMVEAEVSAIANPLINITLQGRHDSYPKRRGMTRVPELRKAGLTVAFGHDCVMDPWYSMGSGDMLEVASMGLHVAQMTSRDDIRACFDAVTTEPAKIMGLEGYGIEVGNNADFVILQARDTIEAIRMRANRLFVIRRGKIIAETPMAQTRLHLSDRPDHVREHEYAPGQ; encoded by the coding sequence ATGCAACCCGATCTGATCCTGAAAAACGCCAATATCGCCAACGGCCCAAACGGTGTCGATATCGCGTGTCAGAACGGCAAGATCATCGAGATTGCCGAACATATCGATGTACCCTCGGTCGAGGTGCTTGACTGTGGTGGCATGCTGGTCAGCCCGCCCTTTGTCGACAGCCATTTCCACATGGATGCGACATTGTCACTCGGTCTGCCGCGCATGAATGAGTCGGGCACGTTGCTTGAAGGCATCGCGTTGTGGGGGGAGCTTAAACCGCTTCTGACCGCCGAAGCGGTGATTGAGCGCGCGCTTAAATATTGCGATCTGGCCGTATCAAAGGGCCTGCTTGCAATCCGCACCCATGTCGATGTTTGCGATGACCGGTTGCTGGCGGTTGATGCGTTGCTGGAAGTCAAAAGGCAGGTCGCACCCTATATCGATTTGCAGCTGGTGGCCTTCCCGCAGGATGGCTATCTGCGCAGCCCGACCGCCAAGGAAAATACCATCCGCGCCCTTGATAAGGGTGTGGATGTTGTGGGCGGTATTCCGCATTTCGAACGCACCATGGCCGATGGAGCACAAAGCATCAAAGAACTTTGCGAAATGGCGGCGGACCGTGGGCTTATGGTCGATATGCATTGCGATGAATCTGATGATCCGCTGTCGCGTCACATCGAAATGCTGGCCTATGAAACACAGCGTTTGGGGCTTCAGGGCCGGGTGGCAGGCTCACACCTGACATCGATGCACTCGATGGATAATTATTACGTTTCAAAGCTGATCGCCCTGATGGTCGAGGCAGAAGTTTCCGCCATCGCCAACCCGCTGATCAACATCACCCTTCAGGGCCGCCATGATTCCTATCCCAAGCGTCGCGGCATGACACGCGTGCCGGAATTGCGCAAGGCCGGGCTCACTGTGGCCTTCGGTCATGATTGCGTGATGGATCCCTGGTATTCGATGGGTTCTGGCGACATGCTTGAAGTTGCATCGATGGGGCTACATGTCGCACAGATGACGTCGCGCGATGATATCCGCGCCTGCTTTGACGCCGTCACCACAGAACCGGCCAAGATCATGGGTCTTGAAGGATACGGTATTGAAGTTGGCAACAATGCCGATTTCGTCATCCTGCAGGCCCGCGACACCATCGAGGCCATCCGCATGCGCGCCAACCGCCTGTTTGTTATTCGCCGGGGCAAAATCATCGCCGAAACACCAATGGCGCAAACACGCCTGCACCTGTCAGACCGCCCGGATCATGTACGCGAACACGAATACGCGCCGGGACAATGA
- a CDS encoding flavin reductase family protein: protein MFYEPGNPPHNLPHDPFKACVAPRPIGWVSTLDKEGRANLAPYSFFNAVHGNPPMVMFSSGGSVDSLRNARDTGEFVVGVAPKAMLKELNFSSAPLPPGEDEFEYAGLEKLPAKCVKPHLIKGVPIHMECEVFQIVDLPSANPERPCAMVIGTVVGLHIDDDIIRDGMVDITLFEPLARLGYQEYASVSETFTVRREDFWK from the coding sequence ATGTTTTACGAGCCCGGAAACCCCCCCCACAATCTTCCACATGATCCGTTCAAGGCCTGTGTGGCGCCGCGTCCGATTGGCTGGGTATCAACCCTCGATAAAGAAGGCCGGGCCAACCTTGCGCCTTATTCCTTTTTCAATGCGGTGCATGGCAATCCGCCGATGGTAATGTTTTCATCGGGCGGGTCGGTCGACAGTTTGCGCAATGCGCGCGATACCGGCGAGTTTGTTGTTGGCGTTGCGCCGAAGGCGATGCTGAAAGAACTTAATTTTTCCTCGGCCCCGCTGCCGCCGGGCGAAGATGAGTTTGAATATGCTGGCTTGGAAAAGCTGCCGGCAAAATGCGTCAAACCGCATCTGATCAAGGGTGTGCCGATCCATATGGAATGCGAAGTGTTCCAGATTGTCGACCTGCCAAGCGCCAATCCGGAACGCCCGTGTGCGATGGTGATTGGAACTGTTGTCGGCCTGCATATCGATGATGACATCATTCGCGATGGCATGGTTGATATCACACTGTTTGAACCGCTCGCGCGGCTTGGCTATCAGGAATATGCCAGCGTTTCGGAAACCTTCACGGTCCGGCGCGAGGATTTCTGGAAGTAG
- a CDS encoding esterase-like activity of phytase family protein, giving the protein MKRTFAAGLFGVTAMLMAGSAMLMAGSAMAGEAKVFETKSAINNLSTVMVDGGKARALTVGFGSGAYRRPGDPANMFYAVSDRGPNFVCGDVEAVLGVSADQVCKGQKVRVYPTPDYSPSIYTIFLNNDGSFDVKDVITLKDQNGVPLTGLTNKLTVAKTEKPVDANGNPLEQSVSSIDAEGIIRLSDGSYWIGEENGPSILHASADGTVIERIVPAGSEKDFEDSAYKVTGGLPAILVKRQTNRGIESMAVSPDETKLYFMVQNPLANPNADAYKAAKNTRLFVYDRAASKLSGEYIYQLDDPQSFRNDPSKKQNAPRISEVLALGNDRLLVLERTDKTTKLHEVELKGATNILASRWDDMSTSPTLEQQNDLGSINLTPVSKTLRFDSADYPEAPNKLEGLAIMGDGALAMINDNDFGIKGDPTKVILIDGLVQADKF; this is encoded by the coding sequence ATGAAACGGACGTTTGCAGCCGGTCTTTTCGGTGTTACCGCCATGCTGATGGCGGGTTCTGCCATGCTGATGGCGGGTTCTGCCATGGCAGGCGAAGCCAAGGTTTTTGAAACCAAAAGCGCGATCAACAACCTTTCGACCGTCATGGTTGACGGCGGCAAGGCACGCGCGCTTACCGTCGGTTTTGGTTCCGGCGCATACCGCCGCCCGGGCGATCCGGCCAACATGTTCTATGCCGTTTCTGACCGTGGCCCGAACTTTGTCTGTGGTGATGTTGAAGCCGTGCTTGGCGTTTCTGCCGATCAGGTCTGCAAAGGGCAGAAAGTCCGCGTTTATCCGACCCCGGATTACTCGCCTTCGATCTATACCATCTTCCTGAATAACGATGGCAGCTTTGACGTCAAGGACGTCATTACGCTGAAAGACCAAAATGGCGTGCCGTTGACCGGCCTGACCAACAAGCTGACCGTGGCGAAAACCGAAAAGCCGGTCGATGCCAATGGCAATCCGCTTGAACAGTCGGTGTCCTCGATCGATGCCGAAGGGATTATTCGTCTATCTGATGGGTCCTACTGGATTGGTGAAGAAAACGGCCCGTCGATCCTGCATGCGTCGGCGGACGGCACCGTTATCGAACGTATCGTTCCGGCCGGTTCGGAAAAGGATTTCGAAGATTCGGCTTATAAAGTCACCGGTGGCCTTCCTGCCATTCTGGTCAAACGCCAGACCAACCGCGGCATTGAATCGATGGCCGTATCACCAGACGAAACCAAGCTTTACTTCATGGTTCAGAACCCGCTGGCCAACCCGAATGCCGATGCCTACAAGGCGGCCAAGAACACCCGCCTGTTCGTTTATGATCGCGCAGCGTCAAAACTGAGCGGTGAATATATCTATCAGCTGGATGACCCGCAGAGCTTCCGCAACGATCCGTCCAAAAAACAGAACGCACCGCGCATTTCCGAAGTTCTCGCCCTTGGCAATGACCGTCTTCTGGTGCTTGAACGTACTGACAAGACCACGAAGCTGCATGAAGTCGAACTTAAAGGTGCGACCAACATCCTTGCCAGCCGCTGGGATGACATGTCGACCAGTCCGACTTTGGAACAGCAAAACGATCTTGGCAGCATCAATCTTACCCCGGTTTCAAAGACGCTTCGTTTTGACAGCGCAGACTACCCGGAAGCACCGAACAAGCTTGAAGGCCTTGCCATCATGGGCGACGGTGCACTTGCGATGATCAACGACAATGACTTTGGCATCAAGGGCGATCCGACCAAGGTTATCCTGATCGACGGTCTGGTTCAGGCTGACAAATTCTGA
- a CDS encoding SAM-dependent methyltransferase: MENTQTFDTPDGVDAVIEPMDATGYLAPVGFEDQLEAELGDVIERHDRLMFAPGPERRVFWAQNVWRNPVRIAIPSIKGAAKILKFNQRNWALFKFDHFSRAKLIEGHLPHVSAKRQVFGEPALTAPLGSWTLIDPDTIIASADCSSPWKNGEVEFEEDKVTPPNRAYLKLWEAFTRLGTYPQAGDRTMDLGGSPGGWTWVLHEFGTDVISIDKARLDAKIANLPRVDFRQESAFGLNPEEIGYIDWLCSDVICYPDRLFTLVNQWMDAGMATNFICTIKLQGDTDYSAITQFADIPGSKVVHLYNNKHELTWMKVPGVTDQD; this comes from the coding sequence ATGGAAAACACACAGACATTCGATACCCCGGACGGCGTTGATGCCGTAATCGAGCCGATGGATGCCACCGGCTACCTCGCCCCTGTCGGCTTTGAGGATCAGCTTGAAGCCGAACTTGGCGACGTCATCGAACGCCATGACCGGTTGATGTTCGCCCCCGGTCCGGAACGGCGCGTATTCTGGGCGCAGAATGTCTGGCGCAATCCGGTGCGCATTGCCATCCCGTCGATCAAGGGTGCGGCCAAAATCCTGAAATTCAATCAGCGCAACTGGGCCCTGTTCAAGTTTGACCATTTTTCGCGCGCCAAACTGATCGAAGGCCACCTGCCCCATGTGTCTGCCAAGCGTCAGGTGTTTGGTGAACCCGCCCTGACCGCACCGCTTGGTTCATGGACGCTGATTGATCCCGATACCATCATTGCATCGGCCGATTGTTCCAGCCCGTGGAAAAACGGCGAGGTCGAGTTTGAAGAAGACAAGGTAACCCCACCCAACCGTGCCTACCTTAAACTTTGGGAAGCCTTCACCCGGCTTGGCACCTATCCGCAGGCCGGTGATCGCACCATGGATCTGGGCGGAAGCCCAGGCGGCTGGACCTGGGTTTTGCATGAATTCGGCACCGATGTGATTTCCATCGACAAGGCCCGCCTTGATGCCAAGATCGCCAATCTGCCCCGCGTTGATTTCCGTCAGGAAAGTGCCTTTGGCCTGAACCCGGAAGAAATCGGCTATATTGATTGGCTGTGCTCGGACGTGATTTGCTATCCGGATCGCCTGTTTACGCTCGTCAATCAGTGGATGGATGCCGGGATGGCAACCAATTTCATCTGCACCATCAAATTGCAGGGCGATACGGACTATTCCGCAATCACCCAGTTTGCCGATATCCCCGGATCAAAGGTCGT